A stretch of the Desulfobacter sp. genome encodes the following:
- the rny gene encoding ribonuclease Y, which yields MMLASVLVVLLGCSVVAFFVIKKKVTQENLNIEEEQRRRVEEADRKAQTLLKEAKLEARSRLLEMKSDFDAETEETRSELKKEERRLAKKSEKLDRSEDLFSRRENEISSKESEARKRLDSAKQKEDRFNVLLDETKKELEKVSGLTLEEAKELLLKAMEDEAKHEGAKLIKKITSEAKEKADKEAKKIISTAIQRYAGDYVAERTVSVVHLPGDEMKGRIIGREGRNIRALEAATGIDLIIDDTPEAVILSGFNPVRREVARLSLEKLISDGRIHPARIEDVVERAGEEVEAAIKEAGEQAAFDLGVHGIDPELIKVLGKLKFRTSYAQNVLQHSVEVAFLSGVIAAELGLDIKLAKRMGLLHDIGKAVDHEVDGAHAIIGAKLAKKYGEIESVVNAIAAHHEDRMPETVYDFIVQSADALSGARPGARKESLENYVKRLEDLENIANAFDGVTNTYAIQAGREIRVITESEKVTDDSAVLLSRDIARQIEENLTFPGQVKVVVIRETRAVEYTKK from the coding sequence ATGATGCTTGCATCAGTTCTGGTTGTCCTGCTGGGTTGCAGTGTTGTGGCCTTTTTCGTAATTAAGAAAAAGGTAACCCAGGAAAATCTGAATATAGAAGAAGAACAAAGACGAAGGGTTGAAGAGGCGGACCGAAAGGCTCAGACCCTTCTCAAAGAAGCAAAACTCGAAGCCCGTTCAAGACTTCTTGAAATGAAAAGTGATTTTGATGCTGAAACCGAGGAGACACGGTCTGAACTCAAAAAAGAAGAACGGCGGTTGGCCAAGAAAAGTGAGAAATTAGACAGATCAGAAGACCTGTTTTCCAGGCGGGAAAATGAAATTTCCAGTAAAGAATCAGAGGCCCGCAAACGGCTTGATTCCGCCAAGCAGAAGGAAGACCGGTTTAATGTATTGCTTGATGAGACAAAAAAAGAGTTGGAAAAAGTCTCCGGGCTGACTTTGGAGGAGGCCAAGGAACTGCTGCTCAAGGCCATGGAAGATGAGGCCAAGCATGAAGGGGCCAAGTTGATAAAAAAGATAACTTCCGAAGCCAAAGAAAAGGCAGATAAAGAGGCCAAGAAAATAATTTCCACAGCGATTCAGCGGTATGCGGGTGATTATGTGGCAGAACGCACGGTCTCTGTGGTTCATCTGCCCGGTGATGAGATGAAGGGTCGGATTATCGGCAGGGAAGGGCGGAATATCAGAGCCCTTGAAGCGGCAACCGGGATTGATCTCATCATTGATGATACACCCGAAGCTGTTATTCTCTCCGGGTTTAATCCGGTTCGCCGTGAGGTGGCAAGGCTTTCCCTTGAAAAATTGATTTCAGACGGAAGGATTCACCCGGCACGGATTGAAGATGTGGTGGAAAGAGCCGGAGAAGAGGTGGAGGCCGCCATTAAGGAGGCTGGTGAGCAGGCTGCATTTGACCTTGGGGTTCATGGTATTGATCCTGAACTGATCAAGGTTTTAGGTAAGCTCAAGTTCAGAACATCTTATGCCCAGAACGTGCTTCAGCATTCTGTGGAAGTGGCCTTTTTGTCCGGTGTGATTGCTGCGGAACTGGGTCTGGATATTAAATTGGCCAAGCGCATGGGGCTGCTCCATGATATCGGAAAAGCGGTTGATCATGAAGTGGACGGCGCCCATGCCATTATTGGCGCCAAGCTTGCCAAAAAATATGGTGAGATTGAAAGTGTGGTCAACGCCATTGCCGCGCATCATGAGGACCGGATGCCTGAAACCGTATATGATTTTATTGTTCAGTCCGCAGATGCCCTTTCAGGCGCAAGGCCGGGTGCCAGAAAAGAAAGCCTTGAAAATTATGTTAAACGCCTTGAAGATCTTGAAAATATAGCCAATGCCTTTGACGGGGTTACCAATACCTATGCCATTCAGGCCGGGCGTGAAATCCGTGTTATTACGGAAAGTGAAAAAGTAACCGATGACAGTGCCGTGCTTCTTTCAAGGGATATTGCCCGTCAGATCGAAGAGAATCTGACCTTCCCGGGCCAGGTTAAGGTGGTAGTGATTCGGGAAACCAGAGCAGTTGAATATACAAAGAAATAG
- a CDS encoding cell division protein ZapA, whose translation MDEIVKIELFGEEFRFKPDDNEKIDSVKIADHVQEYVKEAENLFQNKTSAKNKIAILLLAAMNLSKDFNELKLQYSELERDVENKILSLIQKIDKEIE comes from the coding sequence TTGGATGAAATTGTTAAAATTGAGCTTTTCGGGGAAGAATTTCGGTTTAAACCGGATGATAATGAGAAAATAGATTCGGTAAAGATTGCAGACCATGTACAGGAGTATGTAAAAGAGGCAGAAAATCTTTTTCAAAATAAAACAAGCGCTAAAAATAAGATTGCTATTTTGCTTCTGGCAGCCATGAACTTATCTAAAGATTTTAATGAATTAAAGCTGCAATATTCTGAACTGGAAAGAGATGTCGAAAATAAAATTTTATCCTTGATACAAAAGATAGATAAGGAAATTGAATAG
- a CDS encoding NTP transferase domain-containing protein, which translates to MDDLAIIILAAGKGTRMKSDIAKVLHPVAGKSMINHVITCASALTRDHIHVVVGHQAEQVKTEVLKSLPVCFAYQEQLLGTGDAVRAALPGIEDSIKSVLVLCGDVPLIRKRTVQDLVNAHIKVKSKLSVVAVKVDTPKGYGRIVIDPQGGLSAIREESDASEAEKHIDLVNSGIYCFDRNFLEAAIRLIENKNSQGEYYLTDLVEIAVSQNVKTLVQQIDEPDQVMGVNTPEELGRAEFLFGQIQNELS; encoded by the coding sequence ATGGATGATCTTGCAATAATTATTTTGGCCGCCGGCAAAGGAACTCGAATGAAATCCGACATTGCCAAGGTACTCCATCCAGTGGCCGGTAAAAGTATGATTAACCATGTGATTACCTGTGCAAGTGCCCTGACACGGGATCATATTCATGTGGTTGTCGGTCACCAGGCAGAGCAGGTGAAAACCGAAGTTTTAAAAAGCCTTCCGGTCTGTTTTGCTTATCAAGAACAATTGCTTGGCACAGGAGATGCTGTCAGGGCTGCTTTGCCCGGAATAGAGGATTCCATTAAATCTGTTCTGGTGCTGTGCGGGGATGTGCCCTTGATTCGAAAAAGAACGGTTCAGGACCTGGTCAATGCCCATATAAAGGTCAAATCCAAACTGAGTGTGGTGGCCGTTAAAGTGGATACCCCTAAAGGATATGGTCGTATTGTTATTGACCCCCAGGGGGGATTGTCCGCTATCAGGGAAGAATCAGATGCCAGTGAAGCTGAAAAACATATTGATCTGGTGAATTCTGGTATCTATTGCTTTGACCGCAATTTTCTTGAGGCTGCTATCCGCCTGATTGAAAATAAGAATAGCCAGGGCGAGTATTATCTTACTGATCTTGTGGAGATTGCCGTGTCTCAGAATGTAAAAACCCTTGTTCAGCAGATAGATGAACCAGATCAGGTTATGGGGGTGAATACCCCGGAAGAATTGGGTCGAGCAGAGTTTTTGTTTGGGCAAATCCAAAATGAATTATCTTGA
- a CDS encoding F0F1 ATP synthase subunit epsilon: MAEQLFLEVVTPQKAIVSEEAEIVVAPGSEGEFGALKGHTTFLTSLKTGTLRYKDASGKERFLFINDGFAEVLPDKVTILAESAERRKDIDVSRAMGAKERAEKRIAAKAADVDLVRAEAALRRAIYRLNLADTK; encoded by the coding sequence ATGGCTGAACAACTATTTCTTGAAGTAGTTACACCACAAAAGGCAATTGTCAGTGAAGAGGCTGAGATTGTTGTGGCGCCAGGTTCTGAAGGTGAATTCGGTGCCTTGAAAGGGCATACCACGTTTCTGACTTCTTTGAAGACAGGCACCCTTCGGTACAAGGACGCCTCTGGCAAAGAACGGTTTCTCTTTATCAATGACGGATTTGCAGAAGTTCTGCCTGATAAGGTGACCATTCTGGCCGAATCAGCTGAGCGCCGTAAAGACATCGACGTTTCCCGGGCCATGGGAGCCAAGGAACGGGCTGAAAAACGGATTGCAGCAAAGGCTGCTGATGTTGATCTGGTCCGGGCTGAAGCTGCTCTGAGACGGGCTATTTACCGGCTCAATCTTGCGGATACCAAGTAG
- the atpD gene encoding F0F1 ATP synthase subunit beta: MAENIGKISQVLGAVVDVEFEPGNLPPVLTALTITNPTIGDMEDNLVIEVAQHLGDNVVRCIGMDVTDGLQRGMVVKDTGSPIMMPVGEASLGRVLNVVGRPVDGLGDISQENMLPIHRHAPEFIEQDTSVRVLETGVKVIDLLVPFPRGGKMGMFGGAGVGKTVIMMEMVNNIAMQHGGISVFGGVGERTREGNDLYHEMKDSGVLPKCALVYGQMTEPPGARARVALSALTCAEYFRDVEGQDVLLFVDNIFRFTQAGAEVSATLGRMPSAVGYQPTLAVDMGELQERITSTDKGSITAVQCVYVPADDLTDPAPATTFGHLDGTVVLSRQIAELGIYPAVDPLDSTSRILDAAYIGEEHYNVARVVQQTLQKYKELQDIIAILGMDELSDEDKITVQRARKLQKFLSQPFHVAETFTGMAGIFVKVEDTVRSFKEIIDGKHDDLPENAFYMVGSIEDAVAKAKA, from the coding sequence ATGGCTGAAAATATAGGTAAAATTTCACAGGTTCTCGGCGCGGTTGTTGACGTTGAGTTCGAGCCCGGAAACCTTCCTCCGGTCCTCACCGCTTTGACCATAACAAATCCCACCATCGGGGACATGGAAGACAATCTGGTTATTGAAGTGGCCCAGCATCTGGGAGACAATGTGGTTCGTTGCATTGGTATGGACGTAACTGACGGCCTCCAGAGAGGGATGGTCGTAAAAGATACGGGTTCTCCCATCATGATGCCGGTTGGTGAAGCATCATTGGGACGTGTTCTCAACGTTGTGGGCCGTCCCGTTGACGGTCTGGGAGACATCTCCCAGGAAAACATGCTTCCCATCCATAGACATGCCCCTGAGTTCATTGAGCAGGATACCTCCGTACGTGTTCTTGAAACCGGCGTAAAGGTTATTGACCTTTTGGTTCCCTTTCCCCGTGGCGGTAAAATGGGTATGTTCGGTGGTGCCGGCGTTGGTAAAACCGTTATCATGATGGAAATGGTTAACAACATCGCCATGCAGCATGGTGGTATCTCCGTATTCGGCGGCGTTGGTGAGAGAACCCGTGAAGGTAATGACCTTTACCATGAGATGAAAGACTCAGGCGTTCTTCCCAAATGTGCCCTGGTTTATGGTCAGATGACGGAACCTCCGGGAGCCCGTGCAAGGGTTGCACTTTCCGCTTTGACCTGCGCTGAATACTTCCGCGATGTCGAAGGCCAGGACGTGCTCTTGTTCGTCGATAATATTTTCCGTTTCACCCAGGCGGGCGCCGAAGTTTCTGCAACGCTTGGTCGTATGCCTTCTGCGGTTGGTTATCAGCCCACACTGGCAGTTGACATGGGTGAGCTTCAGGAACGTATTACATCTACTGATAAAGGTTCCATCACAGCGGTACAATGCGTTTACGTACCTGCCGATGACTTGACTGACCCTGCACCTGCCACCACATTCGGTCATCTTGACGGTACGGTTGTACTCTCTCGTCAGATTGCGGAACTGGGTATTTATCCTGCTGTGGATCCCCTTGACTCCACTTCCAGGATTTTGGATGCAGCCTACATTGGTGAAGAACATTACAATGTTGCCCGTGTGGTTCAGCAGACCTTGCAAAAATACAAAGAGCTTCAGGATATCATTGCTATCCTGGGTATGGATGAGCTGTCAGACGAGGATAAAATCACTGTACAGCGGGCCAGAAAACTCCAGAAATTTCTGTCCCAGCCTTTCCATGTTGCTGAAACTTTCACCGGTATGGCCGGTATCTTTGTAAAGGTTGAAGACACGGTAAGATCATTCAAAGAGATTATTGATGGTAAACATGATGATCTTCCTGAAAACGCTTTCTATATGGTAGGTTCCATCGAGGACGCCGTTGCAAAAGCAAAAGCGTAA
- the atpG gene encoding ATP synthase F1 subunit gamma, translating to MATLKEVQSKIVSVKKTKQITSAMKMVATSRLRGAQTSMEQFMPYASKFAEVLGSIAGNSGEEASPLLVPRDEVKKVALLLCTSDRGLCGGFNINLIDKAEKMLKYELEGKEVSFVCFGKKGRDWAKKAELTIEDEYIGVVGGNVEFSVASTSGQTLIDSFLDGAVDEVYLIYSEFQGMAKQIPSVKQILPIPSLDEMVKDEKETPADGTFLPEHLCEPSSDALLGEMLPKNIFIQIYDALLQTSTSEHAARMRAMENATKACEDMVDELQTIFNKTRQAGITADLMDIVGGAEALKG from the coding sequence ATGGCAACATTAAAAGAAGTACAATCGAAAATAGTCAGTGTAAAAAAGACTAAACAGATTACCTCTGCCATGAAAATGGTCGCCACTTCAAGATTGCGCGGTGCACAAACCAGCATGGAGCAGTTTATGCCCTATGCGTCCAAGTTTGCCGAAGTTTTAGGCAGCATTGCCGGGAACTCAGGCGAGGAAGCATCTCCTCTCCTGGTTCCCAGAGACGAAGTAAAAAAGGTGGCCCTGCTCCTGTGTACATCTGACAGGGGACTATGTGGCGGTTTTAATATCAACTTGATTGATAAAGCTGAAAAAATGCTCAAATATGAGCTTGAAGGAAAAGAAGTCTCCTTTGTCTGCTTCGGCAAAAAAGGACGGGATTGGGCAAAGAAAGCCGAACTCACCATTGAGGATGAATATATTGGTGTGGTCGGCGGGAATGTCGAGTTTTCCGTGGCTTCCACTTCAGGCCAGACCTTGATAGACAGTTTCCTTGACGGAGCTGTTGATGAAGTATATCTGATTTACTCTGAATTTCAGGGTATGGCAAAACAGATTCCCTCTGTAAAGCAGATTCTTCCCATCCCCTCTTTGGATGAGATGGTAAAAGATGAAAAAGAGACACCCGCAGACGGGACATTTCTACCCGAACATCTCTGCGAGCCTTCTTCTGATGCGTTACTGGGTGAGATGCTGCCCAAGAATATTTTTATTCAGATATATGATGCGCTGCTTCAGACATCGACTTCCGAACATGCCGCCCGTATGCGGGCCATGGAAAATGCCACCAAGGCATGCGAAGACATGGTGGATGAACTCCAGACAATTTTTAATAAAACCCGTCAGGCCGGCATTACAGCGGACCTTATGGATATTGTCGGCGGTGCAGAGGCACTTAAGGGATAA
- a CDS encoding F0F1 ATP synthase subunit alpha: protein MEIKAEEISQIIKDQIKGFDAEVDLSETGVVLSAGDGIARVYGLEKVKAMELVEFPGGILGLALNLEEDNVGVAILGDDKVIKEGDVVKRTDRIASVPVGEALLGRVVTTTGEPVDGKGPINSDIYMNMELVAPGVIARKGVHEPCYTGAKAVDGMTPVGRGQRELIIGDRQIGKTAVAVDAIIAQKESGIKCVYVACGQKKSTVAQVVAALEEHGAMEYTTVVIASASESAAMQYLAPYAGCAMGEYFRDKGEHALIVYDDLSKQAAAYRQVSLLLRRPPGREAFPGDIFYNHSRLLERSAKLSDEKGAGSLTALPIIETQEGDVSAFIPTNVISITDGQIFLDKDLFFAGIRPAIDVGLSVSRVGGAAQVKAMKQVAGTLRLDLAQYRELEAFAAFGSDLDEATQKQLTRGERLVELLKQPQFKPLPMEKMVTALYAGTKGYIDKYPREAVAKYEEGLYPFVESRFPEVFSGLKEKQKIDDDLEAKLKECLTAYDEEFKETV, encoded by the coding sequence ATGGAAATTAAAGCAGAAGAAATAAGCCAGATTATAAAAGACCAGATCAAGGGATTTGATGCAGAGGTTGATCTGAGCGAAACAGGTGTGGTTCTGTCTGCGGGTGATGGTATTGCCCGTGTTTATGGTTTGGAAAAAGTTAAGGCAATGGAGCTGGTTGAGTTTCCCGGCGGAATTCTGGGTCTTGCTCTGAACCTTGAAGAGGATAATGTGGGTGTGGCCATTCTCGGTGATGACAAGGTCATCAAAGAGGGTGACGTGGTCAAAAGAACAGACCGTATCGCTTCCGTGCCCGTTGGTGAAGCCCTTCTCGGTCGTGTTGTAACCACAACTGGTGAACCGGTTGACGGCAAGGGCCCGATCAACTCTGATATTTACATGAATATGGAATTGGTTGCCCCTGGTGTTATTGCCAGAAAAGGGGTTCACGAACCCTGCTACACCGGTGCAAAAGCCGTTGACGGCATGACCCCTGTGGGTCGCGGCCAGCGTGAGCTCATTATTGGTGACCGTCAGATCGGTAAGACTGCTGTTGCGGTTGATGCCATCATTGCCCAGAAAGAGAGCGGCATTAAATGTGTTTATGTTGCCTGCGGTCAGAAAAAATCCACAGTTGCCCAGGTTGTGGCTGCCCTTGAAGAGCATGGTGCCATGGAATATACCACCGTTGTCATTGCCTCTGCATCGGAATCTGCTGCCATGCAGTACCTGGCACCTTATGCCGGTTGTGCCATGGGTGAATACTTCCGTGACAAAGGCGAGCATGCCCTGATCGTTTATGATGACCTTTCAAAACAGGCTGCTGCTTACCGTCAGGTATCCCTGCTGCTCAGGCGTCCGCCAGGACGTGAGGCATTCCCTGGTGATATTTTTTACAACCATTCCCGTCTTCTTGAAAGATCTGCCAAGCTCAGTGATGAAAAGGGTGCAGGTTCCCTGACGGCTCTGCCCATCATTGAAACCCAGGAAGGTGACGTTTCCGCCTTTATTCCCACAAATGTTATCTCCATCACCGACGGCCAGATCTTTTTGGATAAAGACCTTTTCTTTGCCGGTATCAGACCTGCCATTGACGTTGGACTTTCTGTCTCCCGTGTTGGTGGTGCTGCCCAGGTAAAAGCCATGAAACAGGTGGCAGGTACCCTGCGTCTGGACCTGGCCCAGTATCGTGAGCTTGAAGCCTTTGCAGCGTTCGGTTCGGATCTTGACGAAGCTACCCAGAAACAGCTGACCCGTGGAGAGCGCCTTGTTGAGCTGCTCAAACAGCCCCAGTTCAAGCCCCTTCCCATGGAAAAAATGGTAACGGCCCTCTATGCAGGAACCAAGGGTTATATTGATAAATATCCCAGAGAAGCGGTTGCCAAATATGAAGAAGGGCTTTATCCCTTTGTTGAAAGCCGTTTCCCCGAGGTTTTTTCCGGACTCAAAGAAAAACAGAAAATTGATGATGACCTCGAAGCCAAGTTGAAAGAATGCCTGACAGCCTATGATGAAGAATTCAAGGAGACCGTTTAA
- a CDS encoding F0F1 ATP synthase subunit delta produces the protein MKNLAVSRRYAKALILIGQENSQAEQYNEELSAIVGLFDTQEGFESALTNPLINKNDRKKLLEAVIGATDLSDIMKSFMILLFDKGRIGFLREIASYYKDMADELNGVVKASVTSATELSEDAVNKIKESLSKKTGKTIVLNVEQDPSLIGGVVTKIGDLVLDGSVKTQLINMRETLKKGESV, from the coding sequence ATGAAAAATCTTGCGGTTTCAAGGCGTTATGCCAAAGCATTGATTCTGATCGGCCAGGAAAACAGCCAGGCAGAACAATACAATGAAGAGCTCTCCGCCATCGTTGGGCTTTTCGACACCCAGGAAGGATTTGAATCTGCCTTGACCAATCCTTTGATCAATAAGAACGACAGGAAGAAATTGCTGGAGGCCGTTATCGGCGCTACTGACCTGTCAGATATCATGAAATCTTTTATGATACTATTGTTTGACAAGGGAAGAATCGGTTTTCTAAGGGAAATTGCTTCCTACTATAAAGACATGGCCGATGAACTCAACGGGGTTGTCAAGGCCAGTGTGACTTCCGCAACCGAATTGTCCGAGGATGCGGTGAATAAAATCAAGGAATCCCTGTCTAAGAAGACCGGTAAAACAATTGTTCTGAATGTTGAACAGGATCCAAGCCTTATCGGCGGCGTGGTGACAAAAATCGGCGATCTTGTTCTTGACGGCAGCGTGAAAACTCAGCTGATCAATATGAGGGAAACTTTAAAAAAAGGTGAGAGTGTCTAA
- a CDS encoding ATP synthase F0 subunit B produces MEKINWKKHLKVSGTVMALVAGSTAVALASGGGHGEVHNSWLTVDTWKVLNFGLLAVGVFFIAKKPVAQFFSTRAKDIEEELSDLEQKKADAEKKLAEYEVRFRNLEQESKQIVEDYIKQGEEAKERIIAEAGTQAGKLEDMAKRNIEQEFKSAKAELQQRIVEQAMEQAEAVIKESISAEDQDRLVGEYLKKVEA; encoded by the coding sequence ATGGAAAAAATTAATTGGAAAAAACACCTGAAAGTTTCCGGAACTGTCATGGCCTTGGTTGCAGGTTCTACGGCTGTTGCATTGGCGTCTGGCGGTGGTCACGGTGAGGTTCATAACTCATGGCTGACTGTTGATACCTGGAAAGTGTTGAATTTTGGTCTTCTTGCCGTTGGCGTGTTCTTTATCGCTAAGAAGCCGGTAGCCCAGTTCTTTTCTACCCGTGCAAAGGATATTGAAGAAGAACTGAGCGATCTGGAACAGAAAAAAGCGGACGCAGAAAAAAAATTGGCAGAGTATGAAGTCCGGTTTAGAAATCTTGAACAAGAATCTAAACAGATTGTTGAAGATTATATTAAACAGGGCGAAGAGGCCAAGGAAAGAATCATTGCAGAGGCCGGGACCCAGGCAGGCAAACTCGAAGATATGGCCAAGCGGAATATCGAACAAGAGTTTAAGTCTGCCAAGGCTGAACTTCAGCAGCGTATTGTTGAACAGGCAATGGAACAGGCAGAAGCAGTCATTAAAGAATCCATCTCAGCTGAAGATCAGGATCGACTTGTTGGCGAATACTTGAAAAAGGTGGAGGCATAA
- a CDS encoding ATP synthase F0 subunit B, whose protein sequence is MITVIPDISAVYQMINFLVLLFVLNMVLYKPIRNVLLERKAKVENLEGGVEKASADLDSGIDAYKNGLKQARGEGLQKKEAFIEEASVQEKEIIDQINKKAQANFAKIKQQVAEEAEQAQKALEAEVDAYAKAIGEKILGRAC, encoded by the coding sequence ATGATAACTGTGATTCCTGATATATCAGCGGTATATCAGATGATCAATTTCCTTGTCCTGCTCTTTGTCCTCAACATGGTTTTGTACAAACCGATCCGTAATGTACTTCTTGAGAGAAAAGCCAAGGTGGAAAACCTTGAAGGTGGCGTTGAAAAAGCGTCTGCTGATCTTGACTCCGGGATAGATGCTTACAAGAACGGTTTGAAGCAAGCCAGAGGTGAAGGTCTCCAAAAGAAAGAGGCATTCATCGAAGAGGCATCTGTACAGGAAAAGGAAATAATCGACCAGATTAACAAGAAGGCTCAGGCCAATTTTGCCAAAATTAAACAGCAGGTGGCAGAAGAAGCTGAGCAGGCCCAAAAAGCGCTTGAAGCCGAGGTGGATGCTTATGCCAAAGCCATTGGTGAAAAGATTTTAGGGAGGGCTTGTTAA
- the rodA gene encoding rod shape-determining protein RodA produces MFDRRLIENFDWGFLGVISLICSAGLVILYSAVTAGADSAALHTLLKKQMIWMGAGFVIMAGSLIIDFRELDKLNLFIYVICVGLLISTYLFGQMGGGSRRWLVMGAVRMQPSELMKISLIISLAAVYSDNVVSQEGLGFRNLIKPLILCLIPFALIVKQPDLGTGLLLMLIAGSITFFVKVQKKVIFTLAGIGLAIVPLVWFFGLKEYQKGRILTFLNPDRDPLGAGYHIIQSKIAIGSGMITGKGFLQGTQNALNFLPEQHTDFILSVLAEEWGLVGCGVFLILYLILLFWGLNIAYACRSMFGSILAFGITVMIFWQIFINIGMVMGLMPVVGVPLPLISYGGSSVVTNMVGFGILLNISMRKFTKS; encoded by the coding sequence ATGTTTGATCGTCGCTTGATTGAGAATTTTGACTGGGGATTTCTTGGGGTGATCTCTTTGATCTGTTCGGCAGGTCTTGTTATTTTATACTCTGCCGTGACCGCCGGAGCTGACAGTGCCGCCCTGCACACGCTTTTAAAAAAACAGATGATCTGGATGGGGGCGGGGTTCGTGATTATGGCGGGTAGCCTTATCATTGATTTTAGAGAATTGGATAAACTCAACCTGTTTATATATGTGATCTGTGTCGGGCTTTTGATTTCCACCTATTTGTTCGGGCAGATGGGCGGCGGGTCCAGACGATGGCTGGTCATGGGGGCGGTACGCATGCAGCCTTCGGAATTGATGAAAATCTCTTTGATCATCAGCCTTGCAGCTGTGTATTCGGACAATGTTGTCTCCCAGGAAGGCCTGGGGTTTAGAAATTTGATCAAGCCTTTGATCCTATGCCTCATTCCCTTTGCCCTGATTGTAAAACAGCCGGATTTGGGAACAGGGTTACTGTTAATGCTCATTGCCGGATCCATCACCTTTTTTGTGAAGGTGCAAAAAAAGGTGATTTTTACTCTGGCCGGTATCGGTCTTGCCATTGTGCCTCTGGTTTGGTTTTTCGGACTCAAAGAGTATCAAAAAGGAAGAATTCTTACTTTTTTGAACCCTGACCGGGATCCTCTGGGAGCAGGATATCATATCATTCAGTCGAAAATCGCCATCGGCTCGGGTATGATTACCGGAAAAGGCTTTTTACAGGGAACCCAGAATGCCCTGAACTTTTTACCGGAGCAGCATACTGATTTTATTCTGTCGGTTTTGGCGGAGGAGTGGGGTCTTGTCGGCTGCGGAGTGTTTTTAATCCTTTATTTGATCTTATTGTTCTGGGGGTTGAATATTGCCTATGCCTGTCGGTCCATGTTTGGGTCCATCCTGGCCTTTGGCATTACAGTGATGATTTTTTGGCAGATTTTTATCAATATCGGTATGGTGATGGGTCTGATGCCGGTGGTGGGGGTTCCTTTGCCCCTGATCTCCTACGGTGGTTCGTCTGTGGTGACCAATATGGTTGGATTTGGTATATTGTTGAATATCAGCATGAGGAAATTCACCAAGTCCTGA